GTAAGAAGCTGAAAACCCATTTTTAGTTTTCATTCAACATATTCATTAGGAGTGATGCAAGGGCAATGTGCGGAACAAAACACCACAAGTGCATAAAGTCATCAGGGCACATAGTCCTCGGGGATCTGCCTATCCTAGGAACACCCATTGTGATTGTGCTAACAAGTGTATggcattttataaattttaaaactgttttgctGTTCTTCTTGCATGGAACCCAGCatctcttccttttaaatttgttaaatgaaatgtataaatattctctCTGGGATCAAAGGATGGCAGCTACCAGATGCTTGAAGATGATTGGAGgcagaaaaagaattaaaacaatttttccaaTTGTACTTCATAAATTAGTGACAAAGCTCCCAAAACAATTAACCTTAACAATTTTAACTGAAGTGATTAGAGATATGTCTACCTCCTGTGAATTAACTAACCTGTGAATGAAGTGTACTCATACCAACTGAAAGTTGAAAGTTATTCCATACATTTCTCAAATGATTCTGAAACTCTTCCAAATATATCTATGAACCATTATAAGGTAGAGGTATAATATAAATCCATTTAATGTTAGCATGGCAGTAAGTGGTTAGGTGAGTCTGAATATTCTAAATTTGGGTGCCCACATAACGAACAGCTTCCTCTAGAACATTGATTATACTAGTAAATCCTCTACCTCTTTTTTCCTGAATGATCCAGTAAAAGGTTTTGACATAGGGATTTACATGATGAGCAGTGTCCACCTGTTACACCAGAGTGATAACTGAGATTGACATCTACCACAATACGTAGAACGAATTTCCTTAGCTACAAAAGAGTATAAGCAACCCATTCCAATTCAAATGGAGCAGGGAAAGATTAACAGGTAACAAAATATAAGGTGGCAAATgtacaatgagaaaaaaattaggactCATGGTAAAATACAATTATTCAAATAACATTTACTCAAATCCCTTGCATGTATAATCAGGAgctttgtacatttttaaagctCTTCACAttcccaaattttaaaattgtaaaacaaataGAATTCAAGATCTCTGCAAGTCTCCCAGGTtaggaagaaacacaaacaacagGAAAACAATTGTCATAAATTTCAAGGGGGATATGTAAGCTCCATAGTTTAATTCTCATGGGGAGAGCATACATGGGATAGTATACACAAGGTAGTTCCCCACAATCATGAGCAACAGTGTTGCTGCTGAGTTGTCTCTGTATAGAAAGCAAGAACTTTTGTTAGGAAATCAACTTTAACTTCAGGCACAAGACTGGAGAGTATACAATGAATTTGAACCTGTCCCACAAAGAAAGGacaaatttttttaagtttcttctcCCCACTGATGGGCATTTAAGCTAAGGTCATCCTAAATGAGCTTGGAGAGTTTCTCCTATCCCTGATATTTGGGACTTTCTAGAAGTTCCTCGTTGCCCCCATCCCAAACTACAGCTcaatttcattcattctcctggctctctgggtttCCATCCTGTCTCTCTCACATAGCTGATTCTGCCCAATTTTTTAACTAACTCCTCTTccacccaggtccttccctccctctgcctctcatgattattttcttcccttcttcccttttctaagtAAGATTGAAGTAAccacacttgggccttctttTTTGTTAAGCTTTATATATTGtgtgagttatatcatgggtattttgaactttttgggtactatccacttatcagtaagtacatgcCGTGTACACTTTGTGGAgtctgttacctcactcaggagaaCATCTCCAGTTGTTAGACATGTCTCCCACTTGAGACATGTGGTCATCCACCTATCTTTGAAGTTCTTGATCCAGAatcgttcctgtctaaaagaaattcagagacaaaaatggagtagagacctAAAGAAAGggcatccagtgactggcccaacttgggatccatcccatatgcaggcaACACACCCCTATATTATtattgatgccatgttgtgctcaTAGTCATTTGCTTAACATGTCTGTACCCTGCAAGGCTTTTCCAGCAGCTGGCTGAAACAGTTGCAGATACAGTGAACCATTGGACTAAGGTAAGGGACCACTATGGAAGAATGaggggaaggactaaagaagCTAAAGGAAGAAGCCCACAGGAACAACAATAGTATCAAATAACtgggacccctcagagctctcagagactaagctaacaaccaaaaagcatacatgggctggttgtggcccccactacatatgtagcagaggacagccttgtctggcctcagtgggaaagatgTACATAATCCAGTAGAAACTTGCTACCCCAAGGAAGCATCCCCCAGGGAAGAGATATGCTGGTGGGGGAGGTGGTTCACTACACTGTCTaaaacaaaggggaggggagattggGTGACCAGAAACTCCCATCTGATTCAGCAGGAAGTTTCTCAGAGGATGGCTGATCAAGGCACTGATTTATGAGAATAAAGGATGTTTTTCAGGGGTATTTTTATTGCTATATCATTTGAGTAGAATAACAGTATTTGATTTTACCCTTGTTACCTGGCCTATATCTGAGGATCTTGCTTACCTAGACATAATCACATATGGGTGACATCTTTACTTTAAAGCAACATACAACACCAAAATGCTATATTTTGTTAAATTCAaagtgttcttttccttctatctGCTAGGAAGAAATTGTATTTCCACAGGCTAGTTAAATTTGTATGTTACAACATTTGAAATAATGcaaaaatttcataaagttaGTTTATATAAAATGGTAAAGAATAAACTTTGTATTTATGCAGACAATTATCACACTTAAAATTACAGACAGATAATAATTATAACTTTTATAGAGACTTGACATAGATACAAGTGAAATGAAAGTCATGCCACAAGAAAATATTAAGATTTTCTTCTGAGATAACatattattcaataaataaaatttactcaaatataTTTGCTTCAAAATTCTAATTCTTATAAGAGATTACTCAATTTTAACAATGTAAGTTTGATTTTTCTAATTACTCTAGCTAAAACATCAAGTACTGCATGGAATAAGTACGGAAGAGGGTAGACAGCTTTGTCTTATCCCTGATGTTAGTGATCGTGtgtcaagtttccctccatttaaaaTGCTGCTGACTGCCGGTTTGCTGtattattatgtttaggtatgtgccttgaattcctgatctatccaagacttttaacatgaagggaaaTTCTATTTTGCTGAAAGCCTtttcagcatgtaatgagatgatcatgtgttttttatttgagtttgtttatatagtagattttgttgattgatttttgtatattgaaccatctctgtacccctggatgaagcctacctgatcatggtaaatttttttcatgtgttcttaaaTCCTGTTTGCAAATTCTTAAGTAAGGAGCACAAAAGAAACagtgccaaattcattttatgaagccacagttactctgatacctaagccacacaaagacccaagaaagaaagaaaatttcagaccagtTTCACTTATGAATATGGAAAATGCccaataagattctcacaaactgaatctaagaacatatcGAAAGATCATTTATGaaaatcaagtaggcttcatcccagggatgcagtgatggttcaataaATATCAATTTTTCAAAGCTAGAGAAATGACAGAATCAAGAAGTGTTTCTCCACCCACAAGTCAACTTTATTGCTGCTTCCTTCACATCCTTGTTCCTCAAACTGTAAATCAGAGGATTCAACATGGGGATGACCAACGTGTAAAACACAGCAGAGACTTTTTCCTGTTCCATGGAGTACTGAGAGCTTGGCTGGATATAGCTAAATGACCCAGAACCATAAAATAATGTCACAGCTGTCAATGTGAGGCACAAGTGGAGAAAGGCTTTGTGCCTTCCCCTCAGTTGAGCGGATTCTCAGGATGCAATGATAATGTGGATATAGGACACCATGACAATGATGAAAGTGAAAATAGCAATCACTCCAGAGAAGACCAAAAGCAGCATCTCATTGATGTGTGCATCAGAGCATGAAAGCTTCAAAAGAGGAGGgatgtcacagaagaaatgattCACAGTGTTGGGACCACAGAAGTCCAGTCTCAGTAGACTTATTGTGTGAGTTAGGGAATTAATGAGGCCACATAAGTAACATGCAAGGACCATATTAATGCAGATGCTGAAGGTCATAATAACTGTATACATTAAGGGGTTTCCGATTGCTACATAACGATCATAAGCCATCATAGACAAGAGAATGACTTCTGTGGTTGCATAAACCATAAAAAAGAAACTCTGTAGAACACAGGGAAAGAGTTTACTAGACTTGTGTTCTGATAAGATATTGATAAGCATTTTAGGAGCAATAACAGTAGAGTAGCAGATGTCACAGAAGGAGAGGTTACTAAGAAAGAAGTACATTGGGGTATGAAGGTGGGTGTTCAACCAGATCAAGAAGATCATTCCACAGTTTCccaataaaatgattaaataaattatgctgaaaagcaaaaacagaggAACCTGCCAATTGGGATTTTCTGTTAAGCCAAGGAGTATGAATTCCTTCACATCTGTATGATTTCCTGTATCCATGCTGTCAGCAGTCTATAGTTCTTtgttataaaatgttttcatgagacttatataaaatgaaataactaaaacatttttcttccagGATCTGAAAGCCATCATGACATGATACAAAAAGAGATTACCCTGTggtatctgaagaaaaaaaaaaaagaatgtcagtaAAAGCCCATTTGTGTGCTACATAATCTGTGTGTAGAGATGGACCTCCTTATACAAATATATCACcttattattttttcatcttttgtcTAGAAATCTGACACATTTAACCAATGTCAATGTCATCTAACATGGGGAACCTGATCCATATCAATGttttcatctgtttttgttttaagaatggTTATGATGAGCTTCATTTTATTTGACAATTCTTGCCTTCacatttttgttctattttctttttgcaTTCTAGCAATGTTGTCagtactaaaaataataaaacaatctaGAATGtacattgtaaaaagaaaatacattgtgTAAAACAGCAAAACCtgtaattgtgttttctttttttaaaaaaaaagaagggagaactttccctaatttcttctaaAAAATGATACATTTTCAATTCAATACTTGGTAAGggaaaaatcaatataaatatacattctaAGGCATCTGATAAATGTCTAGCACTTAGTATTATGAATTGATTCCTTTGAAGAGATAGATCACTTAAATCATCAGTGTCATGACTTGAAACAGTGGAAATACTGTTAAAAACCTAATCATGTATTGATAAGCAACAGAATAACTAGCATATATAAATTAAAGTAGGACAGAGAATAGAAGGGAATGATGGGTGCTATAATACAAATGGCATTAATTTCCTGATTTTATCGCCATGATTACCAAAATTTCCTGAAAATTTGGTGGCTTTAAGTAacaaagattcatttattttagttagGAAGTCAGAAGCATGTCATTATCTTGTTTCCTAGATGGAATCTTCATGGCTATCAGGCCATACTCCTAATAGGGGGCCTAAGTGATAAAACATTTTATAGCCAAATTATGCTTTTATGCCTCTAAACCATATTGACTTTAATAATAAGAATATTTTCCTAAGACAACAATATAATGCATTTGATTTTCAGCactgttccttcttccttttttactcCAAAGCATACTTAATTATGTACAATTCTAAAACTAAAATTCCAAGATATTTTACCTCATATGTTCTTCCTCTGACTCACACACCAACACACTGTATTTGAAAACTACATATGAAATAGTACTATAAATCCTAGAGATTAAGATTTAAACAAAACTAGGGGTTATCATTCAGTCTGTCACATTTAAGGTGTTCAATAGAGGACTCTATCCACTGTGAGTATAAAATAATCTAGTAATCTAGTGAAACATGAGGTTGTGTAAAAACTTGTTTTCTAAGAAGAGAACAAGGCAAGTTAAAAACCTAGAGTTCTTTGTGATAAGAGGGATTCTACAGGTTCCTAAGTCAAAAGAACAGCAAGAGAAAATTCTGAGGATATAACACATTGTTTCTGTGGccattgaattattttttaaaacactcaGTGAGATGGGGAGAATATTTGCAAACATCACAGTACATGAATTCCACATTTCATGGTTTGCAAAGTATTTGATGACTTGCAGTAGTTCCCTCTTAGCATGTTACATGTAAACTACTTCTACAAAAgtattttacaaaagaataaatcttgctttttaaaatacaaaacaggaATAATAATACAATACAGGAGTTGCTTTATTCAACTCTATtgaattttaacatatatatttgtttttatgggaGATGTGTTTGCCTCATTAAGCATAAGGTACAATCAGTTTTCATATTCAAAAAATAGCATGCATTTTAAAgaaagcctgtaaggcatttgaAACTTCAAGAATGTATTTGGTACCTCCCATTTTCTAGTCAGTATGTAGATATCCTGACAGTATATGGCATACTGTTCCATATCAATATATATTGGTGTGTCAACACTAAAATGATCACTCTATAATCACAAGGCAATGCTCTAATGCCTTGTATGTTCCAGATCAGTGGCATTTGGAAGAACAATGAATCTGATTTCATTCTATCCTAGGTAACAGGAAAAGGTGCATTTGAAAGCAacaatgattctttaaaaaatatttcctttaataTTGAGATTTAGGTGTCATTTCgtcatttctctgtttcttttcttatatccAATCCTTCCTATGTCATCATTCATGCCCTCTTTCAAATCCATGCCCtcttgataaaaataaaaggctaatttaaaatattagtaaCTGTGAGTATTCTGACCTCAAAATTTTTACTCCCAAAGACATGTTCAAATTTAATTTTGCAATCTTTATGTAGTAAGTCTGATATATCACAAGTCAACTGATTTAAGTGAATATGGTATTTTTATACAGTCATTTTTTTGATTCCAGGGTGACAATCATAATGCATATTCATCCATGAACAAGATTAAAGTGAAAGTAGTCCTAAccattaaatgtttttcttttactacATTTAAAGGAAAGAACTCAGAAAGCCTCATCGAATGATTGCCAAAATTTGTTATTCTCATACACTTGGACAGAGATGTTCATGTAAGCAGACAAATTACTTTGAAAGATATTATTAGGACCTCACctattttcaaaaacttttataaagttttaagcatatgtatatataatgaatCATTTAAGTTTTACATATTAATTAATaagatattatattaaatataaattattacatATAGGAATTCAAAtgttggataatttatgtatttaaatgtacTTGTATATTAAAGCATCACATATTGACtagtttataattaaaaattaaaagacaaataaaataaacatgtcacATAACAtttactgaatataaaattattgaaaaatagttttatgttgTTTAAaagtcttattatttttttaaattaattggaaatcatatacattatatacattttttatcttaaattgCATAGTTTTTACATTTCATAAGTGTGTAAATACCTTCAATCTTATGTATGAATGTCGTATTAAATCACAGAAAGATCTTACCATATgtaataatgattaaaataatcataatataaatttgtgtacattatataaataatgaTCTTGTCTACGAGATATGGAGGATTGAAAAATGAATAGCCTACAATTTAGAATATAATATTCTAAAATGTTGATGGTGATGCTACACATAGACAACAACAGTTATCATTTGATAATGTTCACgaaataacagaaaatagaaaaatctttaaattaaattttagcaCTTCCTTACTCACAAGCTATAGAAGCTCAAAGGAATAACACATCTGCTGTAGAAGACCTGGCTTTCACAAATCTTTAAGGACTTATTGTTTGGATCAAGAATACTGAAGTAGTTTCTATTCTAGTGGGGAAAGAATCTGTATCCCCTTGTGTTTGTGTAAGTCTCAGTTGTCCACAGTTGAGACATTGAGACTTTCTTTGTCTCTCAAGTATGAAACTAATCAGAAAGCTGACAGGACAGTCCTTCTTGTGTATGTTCAATAGATACTTTTTCTTTCACAGAGAAGTAAAATGGGATATGTCCACAAGTACTATTTTTAAAGAAGCTAGAATTTTCTCTAAATTCAAGTGTCTTGCTATAATGTCCAATAAAGATAAGAAATGACGCAGCAGAGGTGACAAAAAAGGATATTGCAAGCACATATAAGACACATGGCATATTGTCAAAATATTCTCCTAAGAAAATAACatattatttcttcaaaattgCTGTacctatacatatttttattcttattgtgACATCGAACATGGCATTTTGTCAATATACTCTAGGATCTTTAATGCTAGCTCTCTTAAAACACATCTACTATACAAAATCAGAAGAGTTTTGTGGGTTTACATTTGCATTGCAATTTAATTATCATAAGCTTATATTGATGAGGATCAAAATCACACTTTAGATTTTTTGTCCATAATTATAACATGTAATTTTCTGACATGTTTTACAACTACTTGTAGAATTGAGAAATGATGCTTTTAAGGTATGATAATGGTTTAAATTGCAAAACAATTCAAAACAGCTCATAAATCGTAATTTACACTAAAATTAGAATCACATGTtggaaaatttcagaaatatttaaataattaatatacaatttaaaagtatatttcagtctttgtctctttgaaaattacataaaaatacaaaataattagtTTTGTGCATATGTACAAAGGTTTACTTGTTTAAGTGGAACTAAACAttgattttaaataattgttaCATCTTAAATAAAGGTcattttaatttacttctttGCCAGAAGGTATAATAATAACTTATTTAGTTTTGACAAAGACTATCTGAATAGAATGatttcaaattaaatataattactaGTATGCCAACCTGAGTATTCTGGGTAATACAAAATAGTAAACTTTTATTTGGACAAGGAATAATGTGACAGGCTTATTAGAATCACTTATATTTGAAAGGTTGATATTTTTCACAAAAGACATCAAGCCACAGCTTACAAAACATAACTTGGGCCCATGAGTTCAGCTATtaacaattttcttttatgtttgtaacTTGGAAGTTAGTGCCTCAGTAATCATATTGGCACCAGGAGGGGAGCAGCATTTgcgatgaaaataaataataaataaattaatcaatcaatcaattaattaatttaaaagagaatattGTACTTCCTTTTAGAATGTTTTGCTTAGCAAAACTGGCATAAATAAATGTGAGTTTATGGATCTAGAGTACTGTTACAGTGATTTTAGGATGTGTGGTCATGGCAGTATAATAACTTCTATGTACATTTTTCTTGACAACTACTTAGCAAAGTCACATAATTAGACTAATTAAATGAAGTATTTTCCTATGATATTAAAGATCCAAGGTTATTTCCAACTTCAGTTTATATGAGGGAATGTTTTCCTGCaaaaatttcttgtttttctatctcATGCAACTCTGTCAGCAAGGTTCCGCACTGAATCACATTGAATGTTCATGGGGAAGGGTGAATTCTTACACATTTTCAAAATCAGTTACCTGTATTTCTTCTCAATTATTCCTTTACAGacagattatttttatctttattaacttgagtattttcaatttacatttcgactgttattcccgttcccggtttccaagccaacatccccgtaactccgccccctccccttctatatgtgcttcccctccccatcttccccgcATTACCTCCCTTccctgcaacaatcacgttcactggggttcagtcttggcagggccaagggcttccccttccactggtgctcttactaggatattcattgctacctatgaggtcagagtccagggtcagtccatgtatagtctttgggtagtggcttagtccctggaagctctggttgcttggcattgttgtacatatggggtctcgagccccttcaagctcttccagttctttctctgattccttcaacggggtcccattctcagttcagtggtttgctgctggcattcgcctatgtatttgctgtattctaggtgtgtctctcaggagagatctacatccagttcttgtcggcctgcacttctttgcttcatccatcttatctagtttggtggctgtatatgtatgggccacatgtggggcagcctctgaatggatgttccttctgcctctgttctaaacttttaaaatatggaacgcttcacgaatttgtgtgtcatccttgcgcagtggcaatgctaa
The DNA window shown above is from Rattus rattus isolate New Zealand chromosome 5, Rrattus_CSIRO_v1, whole genome shotgun sequence and carries:
- the LOC116900318 gene encoding LOW QUALITY PROTEIN: olfactory receptor 1052-like (The sequence of the model RefSeq protein was modified relative to this genomic sequence to represent the inferred CDS: substituted 1 base at 1 genomic stop codon), with protein sequence MDTGNHTDVKEFILLGLTENPNWQVPLFLLFSIIYLIILLGNCGMIFLIWLNTHLHTPMYFFLSNLSFCDICYSTVIAPKMLINILSEHKSSKLFPCVLQSFFFMVYATTEVILLSMMAYDRYVAIGNPLMYTVIMTFSICINMVLACYLCGLINSLTHTISLLRLDFCGPNTVNHFFCDIPPLLKLSCSDAHINEMLLLVFSGVIAIFTFIIVMVSYIHIIIASXESAQLRGRHKAFLHLCLTLTAVTLFYGSGSFSYIQPSSQYSMEQEKVSAVFYTLVIPMLNPLIYSLRNKDVKEAAIKLTCGWRNTS